Proteins encoded in a region of the Halosimplex halophilum genome:
- a CDS encoding helix-turn-helix domain-containing protein, whose amino-acid sequence MGLIAEFRLTGDALPLVDVAAGVPAATVEFEAVQGQPSGPPEFLVRTVGADREAVEAAFAEADSVTDHSLVVADGDTRRYQCRPTGGPPEGLETLANNKSIPDRVTVEPDGWTERRWFADREEFDAFREFCRANDHTFRLDRLVAVDGEEAEEPGPFGAVDGDSARPPGMTEPQREALVTAHEMGYFDVPRTASTADVADELGVAPASCSERLRRAQGHLVAQFRRADTNIKPRMD is encoded by the coding sequence ATGGGACTGATCGCTGAGTTTCGACTGACCGGCGACGCGCTCCCGCTGGTGGACGTGGCGGCGGGCGTGCCGGCGGCGACCGTCGAGTTCGAGGCGGTGCAGGGCCAGCCGTCGGGGCCGCCGGAGTTCCTGGTGCGGACGGTCGGCGCCGACCGCGAGGCCGTCGAGGCCGCCTTCGCCGAGGCCGACTCCGTCACGGACCACTCGCTGGTCGTCGCCGACGGCGATACCCGGCGCTACCAGTGTCGCCCCACCGGCGGGCCCCCGGAGGGCCTGGAGACGCTCGCGAACAACAAGTCGATCCCCGACCGCGTGACGGTCGAACCCGACGGCTGGACGGAGCGCCGGTGGTTCGCCGACCGCGAGGAGTTCGACGCCTTCCGCGAGTTCTGCCGCGCCAACGACCACACCTTCCGCCTCGACCGCCTCGTCGCGGTCGACGGCGAGGAGGCCGAGGAACCGGGCCCCTTCGGCGCGGTCGACGGCGATTCGGCGCGGCCGCCGGGGATGACCGAACCCCAGCGCGAGGCGCTGGTGACCGCCCACGAGATGGGGTACTTCGACGTGCCGCGGACGGCCTCGACCGCCGACGTGGCCGACGAACTCGGCGTCGCCCCCGCCTCCTGCTCCGAGCGGCTGCGCCGCGCCCAGGGCCACCTCGTCGCGCAGTTCCGTCGCGCCGACACCAATATAAAACCCCGAATGGATTAG
- a CDS encoding DUF7113 family protein — MLLVRGHAGGTALTGTLYERGERPPTFEGAPDEGAPYVWICDEFYEVESGGQVQRIDGKERRVAFEAPTTRGFETRDAALAAAKEHVRTQFARLGLRGEDVEIEVVENPDREQPDP, encoded by the coding sequence ATGCTACTGGTACGCGGCCACGCGGGCGGGACGGCGCTGACGGGGACGCTCTACGAGCGCGGCGAGCGGCCGCCGACCTTCGAGGGCGCGCCCGACGAGGGCGCCCCCTACGTCTGGATCTGCGACGAGTTCTACGAGGTGGAGTCCGGCGGGCAGGTCCAGCGGATCGACGGCAAAGAGCGCCGCGTCGCCTTCGAGGCGCCGACGACCCGCGGGTTCGAGACGCGCGACGCCGCGCTGGCGGCGGCGAAAGAGCACGTCCGCACGCAGTTCGCCCGGCTCGGGCTCCGCGGCGAGGACGTGGAGATCGAGGTCGTCGAGAACCCCGACAGGGAGCAACCGGACCCGTAG
- a CDS encoding ABC transporter ATP-binding protein translates to MRERKPRPDGGTAGNGGGGNAIEASGVEVTYADGTEAVKGIDLTVPKGEFFGFLGPNGAGKTTTIKTFATLLSPTGGSITVNGYDVRSEARRVRETIGYMAQETSVDEELTARENIRFAARAYGVPKSERADRIDELLDLVDLADVGDKRAGEFSGGMKKRLDAATALVHSPPLVFLDEPTTGLDPKARNRLWEYFERINERGTTLFLTTQYLEEADHLCDRLSVILDGEIVATGSPMELKRRVGGEILDVEVEGEAVDATGDGSAADARERAAEIARTGDVFDADADVAVTDDGISVTAERAREHGTDLLVALRDAGITVTGFNIRAPTLDDVFLAITGEELDSEDRSADSADVTGPEVTAE, encoded by the coding sequence GTGAGAGAACGGAAGCCACGACCGGACGGTGGGACCGCCGGGAACGGCGGCGGTGGGAACGCCATCGAAGCGAGCGGCGTGGAGGTGACCTACGCCGACGGGACCGAGGCGGTCAAGGGGATCGATCTGACGGTCCCGAAAGGCGAGTTCTTCGGCTTCCTCGGCCCCAACGGCGCCGGGAAGACGACGACGATCAAGACCTTCGCGACCCTCCTCTCGCCGACCGGCGGCTCTATCACCGTCAACGGCTACGACGTGCGGAGCGAGGCCCGCCGGGTCCGCGAGACCATCGGCTACATGGCCCAGGAGACCAGCGTCGACGAGGAGCTCACGGCCCGCGAGAACATCCGTTTCGCCGCGCGGGCCTACGGCGTGCCCAAGAGCGAGCGGGCCGACCGCATCGACGAACTGCTCGACCTGGTCGACCTGGCCGACGTGGGCGACAAGCGGGCCGGCGAGTTCTCCGGCGGGATGAAGAAGCGACTGGACGCCGCGACGGCGCTGGTCCACAGCCCGCCGCTGGTGTTCCTCGACGAGCCGACGACGGGGCTGGACCCGAAAGCCCGGAACCGCCTCTGGGAGTACTTCGAGCGCATCAACGAGCGCGGGACGACCCTCTTCCTGACCACGCAGTACCTGGAGGAGGCCGACCACCTCTGCGACCGCCTCTCGGTCATCCTCGACGGGGAGATCGTCGCCACCGGGTCGCCCATGGAACTGAAACGGCGCGTCGGCGGGGAGATCCTCGACGTGGAGGTCGAGGGCGAGGCGGTCGACGCGACCGGGGACGGGAGCGCCGCCGACGCCCGCGAGCGCGCCGCCGAGATCGCCCGCACCGGCGACGTGTTCGACGCCGACGCGGACGTGGCGGTGACCGACGACGGCATCAGCGTCACCGCGGAGCGGGCCCGCGAACACGGGACCGACCTGCTGGTCGCGCTCCGGGACGCCGGGATCACGGTGACCGGCTTCAACATCCGCGCGCCGACGCTGGACGACGTGTTCCTCGCGATCACCGGCGAGGAGCTCGACTCGGAGGACCGGTCGGCCGACTCGGCGGACGTGACCGGCCCGGAGGTGACCGCCGAATGA
- a CDS encoding endonuclease/exonuclease/phosphatase family protein, giving the protein MHGDAVRMLTYNVRRDVADDGQFDWAGRRDAVAGTIRFHRPDAVGLQEPLARQYSDLREALSGFEWVGDSREAGEGEGEFCPVGYRPERFERVDAGTFWLSPTPDDPGSVGWDAAYPRIATWARLRDRDRGGTLLYCNTHLDHEGERARAEGARVLRERVGELREGDEPVVVGGDFNCVAGDDPYRALVGGESREDGKSEPALVDAREASPHPPHGPDTTRTDFETLLPDRAIDHVFVAGAAVDGYGVAADVVGDGWFPSDHLPVVVDLSPWV; this is encoded by the coding sequence ATGCACGGCGACGCGGTCCGGATGCTCACGTACAACGTCCGCCGCGACGTGGCGGACGACGGGCAGTTCGACTGGGCGGGCCGGCGCGACGCCGTCGCGGGGACGATCCGCTTCCACCGCCCCGACGCCGTCGGGCTCCAGGAACCGCTCGCGCGCCAGTATTCGGACCTCCGGGAGGCGCTGTCCGGCTTCGAGTGGGTCGGCGACTCCCGGGAGGCCGGCGAGGGCGAGGGGGAGTTCTGCCCCGTCGGCTACCGCCCCGAGCGCTTCGAACGGGTCGACGCGGGCACGTTCTGGCTCTCGCCGACGCCCGACGACCCCGGCAGCGTCGGCTGGGACGCCGCCTACCCGCGGATCGCGACGTGGGCCCGCCTGCGCGACCGCGACCGCGGCGGCACGCTGCTGTACTGCAACACCCACCTCGACCACGAGGGCGAGCGCGCCCGCGCGGAGGGCGCGCGGGTGCTCCGCGAGCGCGTCGGCGAGTTGCGCGAGGGCGACGAACCGGTCGTCGTCGGGGGCGACTTCAACTGCGTGGCCGGCGACGACCCGTACCGGGCGCTCGTCGGCGGCGAGAGCCGCGAGGACGGGAAGAGCGAGCCGGCGCTGGTCGACGCCCGCGAGGCGAGCCCGCACCCGCCCCACGGGCCCGACACCACCCGAACCGACTTCGAGACGCTGCTGCCCGACCGGGCGATCGACCACGTCTTCGTCGCCGGCGCGGCGGTCGACGGGTACGGCGTCGCCGCCGACGTGGTCGGTGACGGCTGGTTCCCCTCGGACCACCTGCCCGTCGTCGTCGATCTGTCTCCCTGGGTCTGA
- a CDS encoding arsenic resistance protein — MDASDWLQSHQVAVYAAGVALAVGFGVGLPSAAPLFERAITPVLAVLLYVTFLEIPFTRFRAAFTDARFVGTALAMNFLVVPVVVYGLTRLLPQDPVVRVGVFMVLLTPCVDYVIAFTDLAGGDAEQVTATTPALLVVQFLLLPAYLWLFTGGRAAGAISGGPFVDAFLALIAAPLALAWLTQLWADRSDAGRQWGDAMGLLPVPAMGATLLVVIASQIPRVGDSIGEIAAVVPVYVAFLVVMPLLARLAAGLVRMDAGAARALVFASVTRNSLVVLPLALALPPRYALVPAVVVTQTLVELAGMVALTRLVPERLVPGAPEPIAVPGFAGRG, encoded by the coding sequence ATGGACGCGAGCGACTGGCTCCAGAGCCACCAGGTCGCCGTCTACGCCGCCGGCGTCGCCCTCGCGGTCGGGTTCGGCGTCGGGCTCCCGTCGGCCGCGCCGCTGTTCGAGCGGGCGATCACCCCCGTGCTGGCGGTGCTGCTGTACGTCACCTTCCTCGAAATCCCCTTCACCAGGTTCCGAGCGGCGTTCACCGACGCCCGGTTCGTGGGGACCGCGCTCGCGATGAACTTCCTCGTCGTCCCGGTCGTCGTCTACGGGCTCACCCGGCTGCTCCCGCAGGACCCGGTCGTCCGCGTCGGCGTGTTCATGGTGCTGCTGACTCCCTGTGTCGACTACGTCATCGCCTTCACCGACCTGGCGGGGGGCGACGCCGAGCAGGTCACCGCGACGACGCCGGCGCTGCTTGTCGTCCAGTTCCTGCTGTTGCCGGCGTACCTGTGGCTGTTCACGGGCGGCCGGGCGGCCGGCGCCATCAGCGGGGGGCCGTTCGTCGACGCGTTCCTGGCGCTCATCGCGGCCCCGCTGGCGCTGGCGTGGCTGACCCAGCTGTGGGCGGACCGCTCGGACGCGGGCCGACAGTGGGGGGACGCGATGGGGCTGCTCCCCGTGCCGGCGATGGGCGCGACGCTCCTGGTGGTCATCGCCTCCCAGATCCCGCGAGTCGGGGACTCCATCGGGGAGATCGCCGCGGTCGTCCCGGTCTACGTCGCCTTCCTCGTCGTGATGCCGCTCCTGGCGCGGCTCGCGGCCGGGCTCGTCCGGATGGACGCCGGCGCGGCCCGCGCGCTCGTGTTCGCCTCGGTGACGCGGAACTCGCTGGTCGTGCTCCCGCTGGCGCTCGCGCTGCCGCCGCGGTACGCCCTCGTGCCGGCGGTCGTCGTCACGCAGACGCTGGTCGAACTCGCCGGGATGGTCGCGCTCACGCGGCTCGTGCCCGAACGGCTCGTCCCCGGGGCGCCCGAGCCTATCGCCGTCCCCGGGTTCGCGGGGCGGGGGTAA
- a CDS encoding ABC transporter permease, which yields MSDDTAGNDSVRADGGRADDAAEVRTDGGTARPAGERLSGNSFLGDFWVNFVRWNLKAVRNPFVVVGSLVQPIIFLVLFTQVFGQVATGALSGGSAGGITYETFLLPAIAMQVSLAAAAGSGIGLVNDMEEGLFEKTLVMPMSRSAMFLGKTAAEILRIVVQIAIILALGTVLGASVATGFVGAVGIVLIGILFSLWFIALSNIFAVVTKDQESTIIGANLLQFPLLFVSTAFLPLSAMPGWIQTVATFNPITYGVDAARALMLDRDVMTVIEVTRFGGIWDTLVPAVVVLLALDIVLGGIAVYLLNRASSSDVQ from the coding sequence ATGAGCGACGACACGGCCGGGAACGACAGCGTGCGAGCCGACGGCGGCCGCGCCGACGACGCGGCCGAGGTTCGCACCGACGGCGGGACCGCCCGTCCGGCGGGCGAACGCCTGTCGGGCAACTCCTTCCTGGGCGACTTCTGGGTGAACTTCGTCCGCTGGAACCTGAAGGCGGTCCGCAACCCGTTCGTCGTCGTCGGGTCGCTCGTCCAGCCGATCATCTTCCTCGTCCTGTTTACCCAGGTGTTCGGCCAGGTCGCCACGGGCGCGCTCAGCGGCGGCTCGGCCGGCGGGATCACCTACGAGACGTTCCTGCTGCCGGCCATCGCGATGCAGGTGTCGCTGGCGGCCGCCGCCGGGTCGGGCATCGGCCTCGTCAACGACATGGAGGAGGGACTCTTCGAGAAGACGCTCGTGATGCCGATGAGCCGCTCGGCGATGTTCCTCGGCAAGACCGCCGCCGAGATCCTCCGCATCGTCGTCCAGATCGCCATCATCCTCGCGCTCGGGACCGTCCTCGGCGCCAGCGTCGCCACCGGGTTCGTCGGCGCCGTCGGGATCGTCCTGATCGGGATCCTCTTCTCGCTGTGGTTCATCGCGCTGTCGAACATCTTCGCCGTCGTCACGAAAGACCAGGAGTCGACGATCATCGGCGCGAACCTCCTGCAGTTCCCCCTCCTGTTCGTCTCGACGGCGTTCCTGCCGCTGTCGGCGATGCCCGGCTGGATCCAGACCGTCGCCACCTTCAACCCGATCACCTACGGCGTCGACGCCGCCCGCGCGCTGATGCTCGACCGGGACGTGATGACCGTCATCGAGGTCACCCGCTTCGGCGGGATCTGGGACACGCTCGTCCCCGCGGTGGTCGTCCTGCTCGCGCTCGACATCGTCCTGGGCGGGATCGCCGTCTACCTGCTCAACCGCGCGTCCTCCTCGGACGTCCAGTAG
- a CDS encoding HD domain-containing protein has protein sequence MSPELDALARGLAVPYYDDALPAHDGCHARRVRDLSLRLAGEWDRSPDRGVLAAAAWLHDIGRPLERVGEIDDHGEWAAAEAAPLLASEGVTAERIDAVVHCLRSHSIRPSSPDPETPAAKLLFDADKLDAAGAVGLVRLACIVGERSGRAGEKYAAIDTGSVDGADAGVPDLTLLREWARERLDALYTPPGRRRGESRWAFMQDFFDRFEAETAAPDA, from the coding sequence ATGTCCCCGGAACTCGACGCCCTCGCCCGCGGGCTGGCGGTGCCGTACTACGACGACGCCCTCCCGGCCCACGACGGCTGCCACGCCAGACGCGTCCGCGACCTGTCGCTGCGACTCGCCGGCGAGTGGGACCGGTCGCCCGACCGCGGCGTCCTCGCCGCGGCGGCCTGGCTGCACGACATCGGCCGACCGCTGGAGCGGGTGGGGGAGATCGACGACCACGGCGAGTGGGCGGCCGCCGAGGCCGCGCCCCTCCTGGCCTCCGAGGGGGTGACCGCCGAGCGGATCGACGCGGTGGTCCACTGCCTCCGGAGTCACAGCATCCGACCGAGTTCTCCGGACCCGGAGACCCCGGCGGCGAAGCTGTTGTTCGACGCGGACAAGCTGGACGCCGCCGGGGCGGTCGGACTCGTCCGCCTCGCCTGCATCGTCGGCGAGCGCTCGGGGCGAGCGGGCGAGAAGTACGCCGCGATCGACACCGGGTCGGTCGACGGCGCGGACGCGGGCGTGCCGGACCTGACGCTCCTCCGGGAGTGGGCGCGCGAGCGACTGGACGCGCTGTACACGCCACCCGGCCGCCGCCGCGGCGAGTCCCGCTGGGCGTTCATGCAGGACTTCTTCGACCGGTTCGAGGCCGAGACGGCGGCCCCGGACGCCTGA
- a CDS encoding class I SAM-dependent methyltransferase codes for MTDDRAALAEQYADGANLEARIALHENYEVADRDWWPWVFDRYDLPADADVLEVGCGTGDLWRENADRVPAGWDLLLTDFSPGMVADARETLAGAGVAAEFGTAAAESVPLPDDSVDAVVANHMLYHVDRDAALPEIRRVLRPGGRLYATANGESNAAALRELRAATTAWEPSDIGQFTLENGAEQLADHFNEMRRHERETYLRVPDPEPLVAHTASLESVGPEGVEAFAEAAAERLADGPMEIGKSMGLFVAETEPAE; via the coding sequence ATGACCGACGACCGCGCCGCGCTGGCCGAGCAGTACGCCGACGGCGCGAACCTCGAAGCGCGCATCGCCCTCCACGAGAACTACGAGGTGGCCGACCGCGACTGGTGGCCCTGGGTGTTCGACCGCTACGACCTCCCGGCCGACGCCGACGTGCTGGAGGTCGGCTGCGGCACGGGCGACCTCTGGCGGGAGAACGCCGACCGGGTCCCCGCCGGCTGGGACCTGCTGCTCACCGACTTCTCGCCCGGGATGGTCGCCGACGCCCGCGAGACGCTCGCCGGGGCCGGGGTGGCCGCCGAGTTCGGGACCGCGGCCGCCGAATCGGTCCCGTTGCCCGACGACAGCGTCGACGCCGTGGTCGCCAACCACATGCTGTATCACGTCGACCGCGACGCCGCGCTGCCGGAGATCCGGCGCGTCCTGCGACCCGGCGGGCGGCTGTACGCGACCGCCAACGGCGAGTCGAACGCGGCGGCGCTACGCGAACTGCGCGCGGCGACGACGGCGTGGGAACCGTCCGACATCGGCCAGTTCACCCTGGAGAACGGGGCCGAACAGCTCGCCGACCACTTCAACGAGATGCGCCGCCACGAGCGCGAGACGTATCTCCGCGTGCCCGACCCGGAACCGCTCGTGGCGCACACGGCGTCGCTGGAGAGCGTGGGGCCCGAGGGGGTCGAGGCGTTCGCCGAGGCGGCCGCCGAGCGGCTCGCGGACGGGCCGATGGAGATCGGGAAGTCGATGGGGCTGTTCGTCGCCGAGACCGAGCCCGCGGAGTGA